The genome window TGGGCTTTGGCCCAATAAAGCTTCAGCCCAAAACGAATGATCCGCCTGTCATATACCTATCCCTGATATTCATACCTGGGACAGTATGCGggcacaatatatatatatatatatatatatatatatatatatgtataggaattctcctatgtggaccaagtttatagaccaaaatccaatggttgtaatcaatcacaacataagtgggggtcacacatttattatgggacccatcacatctatggttgaaaaacaagtccacaaacttgatccacacttttggtccacataggagaatttctgtatatatatatatatatgtatagtgcATAAAGCTACGGGGAGATACATTTTTGTGTCCAGGAAGTGAACTTTGTTGATATAATTATCAATCAAACCTAGAATGCAGCATTCAGAACTGAAATACATCTCCATCATATAAGTTTGAGGTAATTTCTGCACCGTCTGCTCGTAACGGGTAACAAACAGAACGTGTGCTAAATTTTGATGCAGCTCTGCAATCAACCACAGAAAGATGAGCTAGGAACCATCAGCCATGAGTGCAAGAAAGTataaaaacagtaacattagaaATTACAAGATCAAAAATTCAATAGACCAAAACCTAaatgatttgaaattttaacTCAAAAATTGAATAATCTGTTTTCACGATTCCAAATGGTAAGCAAATGATAATGTAATATTGAAACAATGGTAACCAATACTAATAATTCTATAAATGCTTCACCCCCTTATTCAGAGCTGCAAGACAATCATCTAACTCAATAAATTCTTTCTGCTGTAGATACTGGACGAAGGAAGACGACAATGACTGTTATGTTATCTTTGCTGCCACGTGCTGCAGCTTCCGTTGCCAATCTCTTGGAACACATTCCAGGTTCTTTGACAGTGTCCTTGATTATGCTCACAACCTCGGCATTGCTTACCACGTCCCAGAGCCCATCACTGGCCATTACCTGACAATAAACCATATATCCTTTCATTTTCAAGAGTAATGCAAAGCACCCCACACCGATCTACTACAAAGATACAGTTTCTGGATAGCGTCAACTCAATTAACCAAGAATTCACTCATTTGTACCCTAGTGAATGCAGAATAGATGACACTTGCAAAAGTTGCTATGCAAATTCCTTATTTTCTCCTGGTCCTTCAATGATACattgaatatttaaatattaagaTACAAAGTTTAAGGTAGAAATCGGTAACTTAGACTTGGCCTAGTGGTAAATTCTCCCACTAATACCCATGCCTCAaaagaggtcatgggttcaaatCTCCCCCCACTtgcctagaaaaaaaaaaaaaagtagaaatcTATGCACAGCAGGAATAGTAATCGCAATAAACCATCAGCCAAAATAATGCCCCTTACCAGGAATTCATCCTCTGCTGATAGCAAAGTTTCAGTTATTTCAGGTTCTGCTGTCACAGCAGGCTTCAGATCATCATCACCAATGGACCGAGTAACCTGTTGACAGAGACAAAATTAATACAGTATGTGACTAGCTTTGTTCAAGTCCTCTTGTTCTTAAGTACTAAAATATGGAAAACCAATAAGAGGAGGAAATAGGTTAAACAGTCGTGTACAGAAATTTACATCTAATCCAGTTTAATCGTTAATGTTCATTTTGAATGTGTTGCCACACAGCACTCTCTGGAAAATGTAACCAAATGGCCCACCCTATGTCTTACATTCATGTGAACTATTTCATCcaatttttgagaattttctgaAAACCAAAAGACAGCAAATTTCATCACTAACAACTGTTATTTTTGCAAACTGGTAAGTTTTTGCCTAGTCTGAGTATGGGGTCAGGGTAGCATGTTATTGATGTTTATCTTGGGAGTTAAAAAACAAGCCTTTGCACGAAACTTGTATTCAAAATGTCTTTCACATGGCTCCCCATTCCTAACTGAATGTTGTCAATTTACCAGAGATAGTACCCATGAGAAAAATCAATAACGTGACCATATAAAAATAAGCCTTTGCATTAAGCTTGTTTTTACCCCGCTTTAAAACAAGTCTTTACACTAGAATTGTTCTACCCCGCTTTAAAACGCAATACAGGATCACTCTATTCTAATCTATGAAGCCTAATAGCTACCAGGGATTCAACATTGTCCAAAATATAAATTCTACATTGTAACTTTTCTGTAGTTACCCAGTTAGCCCCAACTACTTATGGTACAATAAATTTTTATAATACCAAGGCACAAAAACTATAGAGATACTCTGAGAAGAATATCATATATGCATAGACTggcataaccaaaagatctttgaaaggaaaaagaaaaacctgGAGTGCAGCAAGACCAACTCTCCATGTATCCAACTGCCATTTAACTTCTCCCCCCATACTAACTACACGGTCCCTCTCCTCAAGACAGCTAGCAACATGGTCCTAATACCACAAAGTCATAGTTTCAGACATCATTACAATCTACAATAGTCAAACAGTATGAGTTAGAAATGAGTGCTCACCCTACTAAGAGCAAATGGTTGGCCAGCCCGACATAAAATCGTCCTGCAATCACCAGCATTAGCAACGAGAAGCTTGTTTCTAACAATCAGAGCAGCAATGGCAGTACAACCAGGATGCCAGTCTTTCTGCTTAAGTCTCTTGGATTTGCAATGAGATTCCAATTCGTTTCTGAATGCAGCATCTGTTCTAACAAATGCTTCCACTAATGCATCAGCAGGACTGTGTTTAATTAACAAAAATGAGTTATTAGAGAATAAGTACATAAGTACAATTACAATTGTTTTACAGTTTTCTGAAGAGGAATTACCTGTTAATAGATCCTAAATTATGTAGGAATCCTGGCAAAGCTCGAGCTGAAAACTCAGCAGCTGCTACGCCTGCAGATGTTTTCAACACATATTGCCTCACAATTCACAATGTAACCGGTCTGTACTGAGAACTGAGAAGTGGACCAAAAAAGACTTCCACCTTAGGTCAGTGCAAAGTGTATGAGCTACTTTCAAGTTCCAAAAACTATGGAGAGTCTGATCCTTTCACCTGATTGTTTCCTATAACTCTCATTAGTGGAATGCCCATAGTTATATTTGGTTTCACAATCTTAATGATTGAGTAAATGCAACCAGATATCATGTGCTCCAAAGAACcagatttttgaatttcaaatcacaaccTAACCTTGGTTCAGTGAGAGCAAGAGATTCTTTTTTTCTAACTGAAGAAAAAGGATCCCTTTTACATCCAGTATGATCCCACCTTTGCATGGTATTCTGAATGTGGAGGAAATACAGGGGAGGGATTCCAAAATTGAGTAAACAAAGGCCAACCAACAGATGAAACTAGAAAGTAACAACCTATTTGGTACATACCTCTATGACCATCAAAGACACCAAAAACATGAACTTCCTCTTCACTGCTGAAATGAGGCATAAGGAAATGCGTGTCCTCCATAGCTTCCCTTTTGCCGCATGTTGCGAAGGAACCCCAGGTAAGAACAGGATGGTAAGCTAGAGGATCATTTAAAGATTCAAGCCAAAGTCTGAAACCACAATTAGATGCAAGAGAAGTTCTGGTAGACAGATGTTCTCCCCGGGTGTACCAGTTTATTTTCTCCTGATAAGTCCACATATTGTTACCGCTATTTGTGCATTTATCACCATGAAAACTAGGTGATTCAATGGTAGCCAATTCTTCTTCCTTTGCACTAGTTCTAGATTCTATAATTGGGCCGAGTTCTAAAAGTATATCACTAAAAGACGGTCTGTTTTGAGGTTTCGAATCCCAACACCGCTGTATCAACGACAGTATACTTGCTGGCACACCTGACTCGAGACTAGCAAGAACGGGTCGTAGTCCACCTGACACCACAGCTGCAGTAAGTTGTTGCTCAGAGTAGTTCATCTCTAGAACGGTGTGGGCCTGCCTCCATCAGATTAAGAAAACGAATTTAGACACATGGACCAGTTAAGCTTTCTGAAAACAACCTAATTctagaaatttttttaactgTCTCTCTCATCACACACACAAAGAGAGAGACATGACTCTACTGCACCTTAAAGTATGGCCATTGATTAAAGACTTACTCCTGTATTTTCATGGGTAGTAATGTCAAGAAAGAAAACACTAGCAAAGGCTACAGAATATTAGCAATGGAAGGGCAGAGAATCGAGAATAAGATTAGAATATCTGACTGGAAAACTTTCAGAGCAATGGACGCATTAAAGAAATTCCTTAACATTCAGTTTCACTGGGACAAAATGGTGAAgctaataaaataaaaggaaagtcaataaataaaattgttacTCTCATAAACAGTTTACAATTTCCCAGACAATTCTTATTTTGCTTTATGAGTTAGCCCATTCTTCTCTAGATAGGACTTCATCACATTTAACAAAGATGCAACAAGGAGCAAGAGGAGATGCATAGTGTTCTTAATCCACTTTCAAGTTCACACAGCAGGTTTGCTGTAAATTCTCTATGCTTAAACGAAGTATgcgaaaaacaaagaaaacaaagagatgGAGGCAAAATAGCATAATCCCTATCATAGTGATGATAGTCCAGGAGTATGTTATGTAGAAGGCCTGGAAGTtgcaagaaaggaaaaggaaaaggaaaatttcATAATTCCAAGCAAGAAAATGCAGGATACGATTTactagattcaccaactagcatattttattgtttcgtaattaaaaattaaaaaaaaagagagagagagagaaagggaatgGAATGGAATATTTGCTCCACTCCAATTCTTTTGGCAGTaagcagaaaagaaaaaagaagcctGACGTCTGACTACGACCAAGCTAGGTTTAAGGTCTACTGCTACGTCTCATGTCTTGTTGTTGTGCATGACATTCGCAATCTTAACATGCAAACTCTGACTTTACATTTTAAATCATTGTATAGGGGTATGATAA of Tripterygium wilfordii isolate XIE 37 chromosome 13, ASM1340144v1, whole genome shotgun sequence contains these proteins:
- the LOC120011706 gene encoding protein kinase and PP2C-like domain-containing protein isoform X2; the protein is MFFFELYESGSLADKLHLEEWNPNIDQVLTITVQLAKALQYLHNLGIVHRDVKPANVLLGKNLSPHLSDFGLAAYKKDLKDVSIENWRSSGKPTGGFHKKNMVGTLIYMAPEILKKEIHSEKSDVYSFGILFNELLTGVVPYTDLRAEAQAHTVLEMNYSEQQLTAAVVSGGLRPVLASLESGVPASILSLIQRCWDSKPQNRPSFSDILLELGPIIESRTSAKEEELATIESPSFHGDKCTNSGNNMWTYQEKINWYTRGEHLSTRTSLASNCGFRLWLESLNDPLAYHPVLTWGSFATCGKREAMEDTHFLMPHFSSEEEVHVFGVFDGHRGVAAAEFSARALPGFLHNLGSINSPADALVEAFVRTDAAFRNELESHCKSKRLKQKDWHPGCTAIAALIVRNKLLVANAGDCRTILCRAGQPFALSRDHVASCLEERDRVVSMGGEVKWQLDTWRVGLAALQVTRSIGDDDLKPAVTAEPEITETLLSAEDEFLVMASDGLWDVVSNAEVVSIIKDTVKEPGMCSKRLATEAAARGSKDNITVIVVFLRPVSTAERIY
- the LOC120011706 gene encoding protein kinase and PP2C-like domain-containing protein isoform X1, coding for MGLEIVEPNTCIRGCCTSKSIPLHLPPSYTLLSPIAKGAESVVYEANLDGRKVAAKKPVLSTSEDLDKFHKELQLLCKLDHPGISKLIAAHAKPPNYMFFFELYESGSLADKLHLEEWNPNIDQVLTITVQLAKALQYLHNLGIVHRDVKPANVLLGKNLSPHLSDFGLAAYKKDLKDVSIENWRSSGKPTGGFHKKNMVGTLIYMAPEILKKEIHSEKSDVYSFGILFNELLTGVVPYTDLRAEAQAHTVLEMNYSEQQLTAAVVSGGLRPVLASLESGVPASILSLIQRCWDSKPQNRPSFSDILLELGPIIESRTSAKEEELATIESPSFHGDKCTNSGNNMWTYQEKINWYTRGEHLSTRTSLASNCGFRLWLESLNDPLAYHPVLTWGSFATCGKREAMEDTHFLMPHFSSEEEVHVFGVFDGHRGVAAAEFSARALPGFLHNLGSINSPADALVEAFVRTDAAFRNELESHCKSKRLKQKDWHPGCTAIAALIVRNKLLVANAGDCRTILCRAGQPFALSRDHVASCLEERDRVVSMGGEVKWQLDTWRVGLAALQVTRSIGDDDLKPAVTAEPEITETLLSAEDEFLVMASDGLWDVVSNAEVVSIIKDTVKEPGMCSKRLATEAAARGSKDNITVIVVFLRPVSTAERIY
- the LOC120011706 gene encoding protein kinase and PP2C-like domain-containing protein isoform X3; protein product: MLSHPITCFSLNCMSLGVLRTSYIWKNGTQILIKCSLSQSNLLGKNLSPHLSDFGLAAYKKDLKDVSIENWRSSGKPTGGFHKKNMVGTLIYMAPEILKKEIHSEKSDVYSFGILFNELLTGVVPYTDLRAEAQAHTVLEMNYSEQQLTAAVVSGGLRPVLASLESGVPASILSLIQRCWDSKPQNRPSFSDILLELGPIIESRTSAKEEELATIESPSFHGDKCTNSGNNMWTYQEKINWYTRGEHLSTRTSLASNCGFRLWLESLNDPLAYHPVLTWGSFATCGKREAMEDTHFLMPHFSSEEEVHVFGVFDGHRGVAAAEFSARALPGFLHNLGSINSPADALVEAFVRTDAAFRNELESHCKSKRLKQKDWHPGCTAIAALIVRNKLLVANAGDCRTILCRAGQPFALSRDHVASCLEERDRVVSMGGEVKWQLDTWRVGLAALQVTRSIGDDDLKPAVTAEPEITETLLSAEDEFLVMASDGLWDVVSNAEVVSIIKDTVKEPGMCSKRLATEAAARGSKDNITVIVVFLRPVSTAERIY